A DNA window from Ranitomeya imitator isolate aRanImi1 chromosome 2, aRanImi1.pri, whole genome shotgun sequence contains the following coding sequences:
- the LOC138667163 gene encoding mRNA decay activator protein ZFP36L1-like, with protein MPARPVSMPSSMLSPFPELDTDLPKDFVSLLAGVNMESPGKEQSSAHSSCPVNLNEDPNDQELVTDSAVWPLQSPWSRDSELPSSNVQRLIPFQADRSVSMIEETKVSPSASRPPTSRYKTELCRTFHESGSCKYGSKCQFAHGAGELRGLNRHPKYKTELCRTYHTIGFCPYGSRCHFIHNAEEQRFNTNSKGHRPHLLRHSVSCSGIPSSSSSSSSSSSSVSLLSASFASSLTSLSPFSPSPVSPTFNPFASVGSDSLPTSPVPLSLPFFVTVSPPRSTVQNPLVDSLQLQASPWVQQEDPKMAEKWDSSQQSEKVEESTSASGNSQEAKRLPIFSLLSD; from the exons ATGCCAGCACGACCTGTTAGCATGCCCTCCAGCATGCTCAGCCCCTTCCCCGAGCTGGACACAGACCTCCCCAAG GATTTTGTATCCCTGCTGGCGGGGGTAAACATGGAAAGTCCTGGGAAGGAGCAGTCAAGTGCACACTCTTCCTGTCCCGTTAACCTCAACGAAGACCCAAATGACCAGGAACTCGTGACAGATTCTGCTGTATGGCCTCTACAAAGCCCTTGGAGTCGGGATTCTGAGCTGCCCTCTTCAAATGTCCAAAGACTTATCCCCTTTCAAGCAGACCGCTCCGTTAGCATGATTGAGGAAACCAAAGTGTCTCCGTCTGCTTCGAGACCACCTACATCCCGATACAAGACCGAGCTGTGTCGCACTTTTCACGAGAGCGGTTCCTGCAAATACGGCTCAAAGTGTCAGTTTGCTCACGGGGCTGGAGAGCTGCGGGGACTGAATCGCCATCCTAAGTACAAGACGGAGCTGTGCCGAACTTATCACACCATTGGTTTCTGTCCGTATGGGTCACGTTGTCACTTTATCCACAATGCTGAGGAACAGAGGTTCAACACCAACTCCAAGGGGCACCGTCCTCACCTACTGAGACACAGCGTCAGCTGCTCTGGAATACCATCGTCATCATCGTCTTCTTCATCGTCGTCCTCTTCTGTGTCCCTTCTTTCCGCTTCCTTTGCTTCTTCACTCACTTCCTTATCTCCCTTCTCTCCTAGCCCAGTGAGCCCAACTTTTAACCCATTTGCCAGCGTTGGCTCTGACTCCTTACCTACCTCTCCGGTCCCACTAAGTCTACCATTTTTTGTGACAGTGTCTCCACCTCGCTCAACTGTGCAGAACCCTTTGGTAGATAGTCTTCAGTTGCAGGCCTCTCCCTGGGTACAACAAGAAGATCCGAAGATGGCAGAGAAGTGGGATTCCTCTCAACAATCTGAAAAGGTAGAAGAATCAACATCTGCTTCTGGTAACTCTCAGGAAGCAAAACGTCTTCCGATTTTCAGCCTCCTTTCGGACTAA